Proteins encoded in a region of the Trichomycterus rosablanca isolate fTriRos1 chromosome 26, fTriRos1.hap1, whole genome shotgun sequence genome:
- the fam222ba gene encoding protein FAM222B isoform X2, whose product MQTPHRKDPDRPTWRSNPGPSCWDTTQRMRSAQYPTPADLDAYAKKVANSPLTIKIFPNSVKVPQRNHVRRTVNGLDAGGARYSPYPPLQPAAKAGLLAIVKAPIPKGIVKDFAGTRATMSAPGSSYGPASSTLTLQHAPQPVQRPPHHQQGLQQHAQPIQSIQQQHHGLGHHPSSAMSQNPQSMSRTQPLSHLPPHGHPGPQPPSALLLQQQQHHLQQPPPGLQGGARKLTDADAPPNVTVSTSTIPLSMAGALHQGHQADLSTIVHQINQFCQARAQGAGATSMCEGQIANPSPISRNLLINASSRVAMHSGHSSAVPPGLGHASCTIGGPDKAAGAAPLGVGVPAHNMGSVNRMAVYHNDLQQQHVQHQQNHQQHPVCHQQQQQMRSWNQHQLVHLQQVSDGPGHSCKPAPRDPGFLCKSMTYPSELCVGQPYALKPLMDKPTPSPPVVNNNNGSMPPGTVAHYANGQYYHQVPVWGSILPTPNSDSSGSQDMPVPFHVPTGNGSGSTNHTPGVDCAPAGATAHYRPTGVAGGAMVGHTNLMQAADYMGGDFQTPCFRDQNLGLMGKMARPPPMTHGQHPGYR is encoded by the coding sequence GGGACACTACACAGAGGATGAGATCAGCCCAGTATCCGACCCCTGCGGACCTCGACGCTTATGCTAAGAAGGTGGCCAACAGCCCGCTCACTATCAAAATCTTCCCCAACAGCGTCAAGGTCCCACAGCGCAACCACGTCCGGCGCACCGTCAACGGTCTGGACGCGGGTGGTGCTCGCTACAGCCCCTATCCCCCTTTGCAGCCTGCAGCCAAGGCTGGCCTTCTGGCCATCGTCAAGGCTCCTATACCCAAGGGCATCGTCAAAGACTTTGCTGGTACTCGTGCGACAATGAGCGCCCCTGGAAGCTCCTACGGCCCAGCATCAAGCACTTTAACCCTTCAGCATGCGCCTCAGCCTGTTCAGAGACCTCCTCACCATCAGCAAGGTCTGCAACAACACGCTCAACCTATCCAGTCGATTCAGCAGCAACACCACGGACTCGGGCATCATCCGTCATCGGCTATGTCTCAGAACCCACAGAGCATGAGCAGGACGCAGCCTCTTTCTCATCTCCCTCCTCATGGTCACCCAGGTCCTCAGCCTCCCTCTGCTCTTTtgctccaacagcagcagcatcaCCTGCAACAGCCTCCTCCAGGCTTGCAGGGTGGTGCTAGGAAACTCACAGATGCCGATGCCCCTCCCAATGTGACTGTTTCTACCTCAACCATTCCACTCTCCATGGCTGGCGCCTTGCATCAGGGTCACCAGGCTGACCTGAGCACCATAGTGCACCAGATTAACCAGTTCTGCCAAGCTAGGGCCCAAGGAGCTGGGGCTACGTCTATGTGTGAAGGACAGATCGCCAATCCTAGTCCCATAAGTCGCAACTTGCTTATCAACGCCAGCTCCCGAGTGGCCATGCACAGCGGGCATTCCAGTGCTGTACCTCCGGGCCTTGGGCACGCCTCATGCACCATCGGAGGCCCAGATAAAGCAGCGGGGGCTGCCCCATTGGGTGTTGGAGTACCTGCTCACAACATGGGCAGTGTAAACAGGATGGCAGTGTATCACAATGATTTACAGCAGCAACATGTACAGCATCAACAGAACCACCAACAGCATCCGGTTTGccaccaacagcagcagcagatgAGGTCATGGAACCAGCATCAGCTAGTACACTTGCAACAAGTCTCAGACGGCCCTGGGCACTCTTGCAAACCTGCCCCAAGAGACCCAGGCTTCCTGTGTAAAAGCATGACCTACCCATCAGAGTTGTGTGTTGGGCAGCCTTATGCACTCAAACCCCTCATGGATAAACCTACACCCTCGCCGCCGGTTGTCAACAATAACAACGGGAGCATGCCACCCGGCACCGTGGCGCACTACGCCAACGGCCAGTACTACCACCAGGTGCCTGTGTGGGGTAGTATTCTCCCTACACCCAACAGCGACAGTTCAGGCTCACAGGATATGCCCGTGCCTTTCCACGTCCCCACAGGCAACGGATCAGGCAGTACCAACCACACCCCAGGGGTGGACTGTGCCCCGGCGGGAGCGACGGCCCATTACCGGCCAACAGGCGTGGCAGGGGGAGCCATGGTGGGACATACTAATCTGATGCAAGCCGCAGATTACATGGGAGGGGACTTCCAGACGCCCTGTTTCCGAGATCAGAATCTTGGCCTGATGGGGAAGATGGCCAGGCCTCCCCCCATGACTCACGGTCAGCACCCAGGGTACAGATAA
- the LOC134303196 gene encoding LOW QUALITY PROTEIN: transient receptor potential cation channel subfamily V member 1-like (The sequence of the model RefSeq protein was modified relative to this genomic sequence to represent the inferred CDS: substituted 2 bases at 2 genomic stop codons) yields MDKPKKLFLFEKYDRTDKEASAAGDDCFQSGMGYSEKAKKTMDTNITTDYGKISGDVQINLSFVKXVKVXNQQEDPVLYDKFDIERIFDAVSSGDIARLSGLEEYLNKNNKKLTSMEYRPSGKTALMKALLNTKNEQNDTVEHLLEIAERMGHLDKLVNAAYTDPYYEGQTALHIAIERRNKHFARLLLDKGAQVHAKACGKFFQPHGETCFYFGELPLCLAACTNQRDMVDLLLEKNADIRHTDSLGNTVLHALVMVADNSDENTDFVISMYDYILTKDAVKNPKHTKLEDIENNQGLTPIKLAAKKGKIGLFEHILHREFQQKECRHLSRKFTEWAYGPVYSSLYDLASLDTYEKNSVLEIIVYGTEIPNRLEMLQIEPLNNLLEEKWNRFAFGMFVFKAVAYLFYLIIFTLICYYRKEGPPKFSIEKTTEGYLELAGQVFTTIGSLYFFIRGLIDITRKRPTLQALLIDGCSDLLFFFQAMFFLICVALYFGKRQEYLAFLVICLALSWVNLLYFFRGSQHMGIYSVMIQRMILSHILRFLFVYIVFLVGFSAAVVTLLEEGNSPDVQSRRGKGRSMFIDDPNNTGCKKPTYNDLSFTILELFKFTIGMGDLEFTDNYQYKHIFYVLLISYIVLTYVLLLNMLIALMNKSVEEMSEESARIWKLQRAITTLDIERSFCCLKTKLRSGVKRNLSQKEEEDWRWCLRVEEVNWKKWNHNLSIISEEPGDFSSDISPQTEYSQGGFLRNLSLRRSRNRSEQGHELKPLKSILE; encoded by the exons ATGGACAAACCGAAGAAACTCTTCTTATTTGAGAAatatgacaggacagataaggAGGCATCAGCAGCCGGAGACGATTGTTTCCAGTCTGGAATGGGCTATTCAGAGAAAGCCAAAAAAACAATGGACACCAACATCACAACAGACTATGGCAAGATCTCCGGCGATGTCCAAATTAACCTGAGCTTTGTAAAGTAAGTCAAAGtctaaaa TCAACAAGAAGATCCAGTTCTATATGATAAATTTGACATTGAGAGAATTTTTGATGCAGTGTCCAGCGGTGACATTGCTAGACTCAGTGGCTTGGAGGAGTATCTgaataaaaacaacaagaaGCTCACAAGCATGGAAT AtcgacccagtggaaaaacagcCCTGATGAAGGCCCTGCtcaacactaaaaatgaacagaatgaTACAGTGGAGCACTTGTTGGAAATTGCAGAAAGGATGGGACATCTGGATAAGTTAGTAAATGCAGCATATACAGACCCCTACTATGAGG GACAGACAGCTCTTCATATCGCCATTGAAAGACGGAATAAGCACTTTGCTAGGTTGCTACTTGACAAAGGGGCACAAGTTCATGCAAAGGCATGTGGGAAATTCTTCCAGCCACATGGTGAAACATGTTTCTACTTTG GGGAGCTTCCACTGTGTCTGGCAGCCTGTACCAATCAAAGGGACATGGTAGACCTCCTTTTAGAGAAAAACGCAGACATAAGGCATACAGACTCTCTGGGCAATACAGTTCTTCATGCTCTTGTGATGGTGGCTGATAACAGTGATGAGAACACTGACTTTGTCATTTCTATGTACGATTACATTCTTACCAAGGATGCTGTCAAAAATCCAAAACATACCAAGCTGGAGGACATTGAGAACAATCAGGGACTTACACCTATCAAGCTGGCTGCTAAAAAGGGCAAGATTGGG TTGTTTGAACACATTCTGCATCGTGAGTTCCAGCAGAAAGAGTGCAGGCATCTGTCCCGAAAGTTCACAGAGTGGGCTTATGGGCCTGTGTATTCCTCACTGTATGACCTGGCTTCACTCGACACCTACGAGAAAAACTCTGTCCTGGAAATTATTGTCTATGGCACAGAGATACCT AATCGTCTAGAGATGCTTCAGATTGAACCTCTTAATAATTTGCTGGAGGAGAAATGGAACAGATTTGCCTTCGGGATGTTTGTCTTTAAGGCTGTTGCTTATTTGTTTTACCTGATCATCTTCACACTCATCTGTTACTACCGAAAAGAAGGCCCG CCAAAATTTTCAATTGAGAAGACAACTGAAGGCTATCTAGAGCTAGCGGGTCAAGTCTTCACAACTATCGGATCGCTGTATTTCTTCATTAGAGGG CTGATTGACATAACAAGAAAGCGTCCGACACTGCAAGCACTGCTGATAGATGGGTGTTCTGACCTGCTTTT TTTTTTTCAGGCCATGTTCTTTCTGATCTGTGTGGCGCTCTATTTTGGTAAGAGACAAGAGTATCTGGCCTTTCTGGTCATTTGTCTGGCTCTGAGCTGGGTCAATCTACTCTACTTTTTCAGAGGATCCCAACACATGGGCATCTACAGCGTTATGATCCAGAGG ATGATCCTTAGCCACATTCTGCGCTTCCTTTTCGTCTACATCGTCTTCCTTGTTGGATTTTCAGCAG CTGTGGTGACTCTGCTTGAGGAGGGAAACTCACCTGATGTACAATCGCGGAGAGGAAAAGGTCGTTCTATGTTCATAGACGACCCAAACAACACAGGCTGCAAGAAGCCCACTTACAATGACTTATCCTTCACCATTCTGGAGCTCTTTAAGTTCACCATAGGCATGGGTGACCTGGAGTTCACAGATAACTAtcaatataaacacatattctACGTGCTGCTCATATCGTACATTGTGCTGACGTACGTTCTGCTTCTGAACATGCTGATTGCCCTGATGAACAAGAGTGTGGAGGAGATGTCCGAGGAGAGTGCCAGAATCTGGAAATTACAG CGTGCCATCACAACCTTGGACATTGAGAGAAGTTTTTGCTGCCTGAAGACAAAGCTACGCTCTGGAGTGAAGAGAAACCTGAGCcagaaagaggaagaagattggCGTTGGTGTCTCAG AGTGGAGGAAGTCAATTGGAAGAAATGGAACCACAACCTAAGCATCATCAGCGAGGAACCTGGGGATTTTAGCAGTGACATATCACCTCAGACAG AGTACAGCCAGGGTGGGTTTCTGCGCAACCTCAGCCTACGCAGGTCAAGGAATCGCTCAGAACAAGGACATGAGCTAAAACCCCTCAAATCTATTTTAGAGTGA
- the fam222ba gene encoding protein FAM222B isoform X1, which translates to MLACLPGPGDLSLQLLPHSQMNTGLQKWDTTQRMRSAQYPTPADLDAYAKKVANSPLTIKIFPNSVKVPQRNHVRRTVNGLDAGGARYSPYPPLQPAAKAGLLAIVKAPIPKGIVKDFAGTRATMSAPGSSYGPASSTLTLQHAPQPVQRPPHHQQGLQQHAQPIQSIQQQHHGLGHHPSSAMSQNPQSMSRTQPLSHLPPHGHPGPQPPSALLLQQQQHHLQQPPPGLQGGARKLTDADAPPNVTVSTSTIPLSMAGALHQGHQADLSTIVHQINQFCQARAQGAGATSMCEGQIANPSPISRNLLINASSRVAMHSGHSSAVPPGLGHASCTIGGPDKAAGAAPLGVGVPAHNMGSVNRMAVYHNDLQQQHVQHQQNHQQHPVCHQQQQQMRSWNQHQLVHLQQVSDGPGHSCKPAPRDPGFLCKSMTYPSELCVGQPYALKPLMDKPTPSPPVVNNNNGSMPPGTVAHYANGQYYHQVPVWGSILPTPNSDSSGSQDMPVPFHVPTGNGSGSTNHTPGVDCAPAGATAHYRPTGVAGGAMVGHTNLMQAADYMGGDFQTPCFRDQNLGLMGKMARPPPMTHGQHPGYR; encoded by the coding sequence GGGACACTACACAGAGGATGAGATCAGCCCAGTATCCGACCCCTGCGGACCTCGACGCTTATGCTAAGAAGGTGGCCAACAGCCCGCTCACTATCAAAATCTTCCCCAACAGCGTCAAGGTCCCACAGCGCAACCACGTCCGGCGCACCGTCAACGGTCTGGACGCGGGTGGTGCTCGCTACAGCCCCTATCCCCCTTTGCAGCCTGCAGCCAAGGCTGGCCTTCTGGCCATCGTCAAGGCTCCTATACCCAAGGGCATCGTCAAAGACTTTGCTGGTACTCGTGCGACAATGAGCGCCCCTGGAAGCTCCTACGGCCCAGCATCAAGCACTTTAACCCTTCAGCATGCGCCTCAGCCTGTTCAGAGACCTCCTCACCATCAGCAAGGTCTGCAACAACACGCTCAACCTATCCAGTCGATTCAGCAGCAACACCACGGACTCGGGCATCATCCGTCATCGGCTATGTCTCAGAACCCACAGAGCATGAGCAGGACGCAGCCTCTTTCTCATCTCCCTCCTCATGGTCACCCAGGTCCTCAGCCTCCCTCTGCTCTTTtgctccaacagcagcagcatcaCCTGCAACAGCCTCCTCCAGGCTTGCAGGGTGGTGCTAGGAAACTCACAGATGCCGATGCCCCTCCCAATGTGACTGTTTCTACCTCAACCATTCCACTCTCCATGGCTGGCGCCTTGCATCAGGGTCACCAGGCTGACCTGAGCACCATAGTGCACCAGATTAACCAGTTCTGCCAAGCTAGGGCCCAAGGAGCTGGGGCTACGTCTATGTGTGAAGGACAGATCGCCAATCCTAGTCCCATAAGTCGCAACTTGCTTATCAACGCCAGCTCCCGAGTGGCCATGCACAGCGGGCATTCCAGTGCTGTACCTCCGGGCCTTGGGCACGCCTCATGCACCATCGGAGGCCCAGATAAAGCAGCGGGGGCTGCCCCATTGGGTGTTGGAGTACCTGCTCACAACATGGGCAGTGTAAACAGGATGGCAGTGTATCACAATGATTTACAGCAGCAACATGTACAGCATCAACAGAACCACCAACAGCATCCGGTTTGccaccaacagcagcagcagatgAGGTCATGGAACCAGCATCAGCTAGTACACTTGCAACAAGTCTCAGACGGCCCTGGGCACTCTTGCAAACCTGCCCCAAGAGACCCAGGCTTCCTGTGTAAAAGCATGACCTACCCATCAGAGTTGTGTGTTGGGCAGCCTTATGCACTCAAACCCCTCATGGATAAACCTACACCCTCGCCGCCGGTTGTCAACAATAACAACGGGAGCATGCCACCCGGCACCGTGGCGCACTACGCCAACGGCCAGTACTACCACCAGGTGCCTGTGTGGGGTAGTATTCTCCCTACACCCAACAGCGACAGTTCAGGCTCACAGGATATGCCCGTGCCTTTCCACGTCCCCACAGGCAACGGATCAGGCAGTACCAACCACACCCCAGGGGTGGACTGTGCCCCGGCGGGAGCGACGGCCCATTACCGGCCAACAGGCGTGGCAGGGGGAGCCATGGTGGGACATACTAATCTGATGCAAGCCGCAGATTACATGGGAGGGGACTTCCAGACGCCCTGTTTCCGAGATCAGAATCTTGGCCTGATGGGGAAGATGGCCAGGCCTCCCCCCATGACTCACGGTCAGCACCCAGGGTACAGATAA